A single Rattus norvegicus strain BN/NHsdMcwi chromosome 5, GRCr8, whole genome shotgun sequence DNA region contains:
- the Fam43b gene encoding protein FAM43B: MLPWRRNKFVLVEDEAKRKAKSLSPGLAYTSLLSSFLRSCPDLLPDWPLERLGRVFRSRRQKVELNKEDPTYTVWYLGNAVTLHAKGDGCTDDAVGRIWARCGPGGGTKMKLTLGPHGIRMQPSERGSGGSGGRRPAHAYLLPRITYCAADGRHPRVFTWVYRHQARHKAVVLRCHAVLLARAHKARSLARLLHQTALAAFSDFKRLQRQSDARHVRQQHLRAGGAAASVPRAPLRRLLNAKCAYRPPPGERSRGAPRLSSIQEEDEEEDAEEEDAQDSEGGALQRERPEVLSLARELRTCSLRGAPAPPPPAQPRRWKAGSRERAGQAR; encoded by the coding sequence ATGCTACCCTGGAGACGGAACAAATTCGTGCTAGTGGAGGATGAGGCCAAGCGCAAGGCGAAGAGCCTGAGCCCCGGGCTCGCCTACACGTCGCTGCTCTCCAGCTTCCTGCGCTCCTGCCCGGACCTGCTACCGGACTGGCCTCTGGAGCGTCTGGGCCGCGTATTCCGCAGCCGGCGCCAGAAAGTGGAGCTTAACAAGGAGGACCCCACCTACACTGTGTGGTACCTGGGCAACGCCGTCACCCTGCACGCCAAGGGCGACGGCTGCACCGACGACGCCGTGGGCAGGATCTGGGCGCGCTGCGGGCCGGGAGGGGGCACGAAGATGAAACTGACCCTGGGTCCGCACGGCATCCGCATGCAGCCGAGCGAGCGTGGCTCCGGGGGCTCGGGGGGCCGCAGGCCGGCACACGCCTACCTGCTACCGCGCATCACCTACTGCGCGGCGGATGGGCGCCATCCGCGAGTCTTCACCTGGGTCTACCGCCACCAAGCGCGCCACAAGGCCGTGGTGCTGCGCTGCCACGCCGTGCTGCTGGCGCGGGCGCATAAGGCGCGCTCCCTGGCCCGCCTGCTCCACCAGACTGCTCTGGCGGCCTTCAGCGACTTCAAGCGACTGCAGCGCCAGAGCGATGCGCGCCACGTGCGCCAGCAGCATCTCCGTGCGGGGGGCGCCGCCGCTTCGGTACCCCGGGCTCCATTGCGCCGCCTGCTCAACGCCAAGTGCGCTTACCGGCCTCCGCCGGGCGAGCGCAGTCGCGGGGCTCCGCGGCTCAGCAGCATccaggaggaggacgaggaggaggatgCGGAGGAGGAGGACGCCCAGGATAGTGAGGGAGGAGCCCTGCAGCGGGAGCGGCCGGAGGTGCTCAGCCTGGCCCGGGAGCTGAGGACGTGCAGCCTGCGGGGTGCCCCGGCACCACCGCCACCAGCGCAGCCCCGCCGCTGGAAAGCCGGCTCCAGGGAGCGGGCGGGCCAGGCGCGCTGA